AGGGACCACCGTCTTCGGTCTTGGTGGTTCGAATATTCGCCATGTTCATTGAGATGACATTCAGCTGGGCACGCTGGGCCTTGAGGCCGGATGCGCTGATGTCCATTGCTGTCATTAAATCCATATTACTTCGCTCCGTCCATTATGACTTTACCCATACCATTGAAATTCTTTTTGATGACCATGGCCAAGGCGTTGTACCGCATGGTGTTTTTGGCGTTGGTGGCCATTTCCTTGTCCAGATCGACTGAATCCTGCCCGTAAATTTCACGAGCCTTGAAATCCTTCAAACCGTCGCCGACGAATCCGTCCGGGTTGAATGTCGCGGGAAGGTGTGCCTCCGAGGTGCGGGTCATTTTGCCGAGAGCGTCCTGATTGAGGGCCTTTTGCAATTTGTCCTCGAATTCGATGGACCGGGCTTTGTACCCCGGGGTGTTGAGGTTGGCGATGTTGCCGGTGACGAGATTTTGACGTTGCAGTTGAAGGTCCATGACCTTCCCTGTCAATTGAATATGTCGTTCAAAAAGCTGTCTCATGCCTTGCTCCTCCTGCATTCCCTGTGATGTTCTATTTCCTGACAGGCATGTTTTTCCGTCAGGTTCGCAAAGAGATAAGCAACTCTCGTTCCAAACAAATAACATATTGAAATAAAAGAATATTTATTGTACACACACGTCGTAGAGGGTGGAGGGGGCCTTGTCGTTGGCTTGGGTGGTTCTTTTTTCGGTTGCTGTCGGGGCAGATTCTTCCGTCCGGGTGGGCGCGTCGAATGGGCGTTGAAAATGAAATAAGGGTGTTTAGTCTCTATAAAATCAGTATTTACAAAAGTTTATATTGTATTTATGTGATTTTGGAGCTTCTTGAAGACTGATTTTGGCACAAGCATTGCTAAATCAAATGCGGTCAGCTGTGACCGTGTATATTTTTTCACCCTGTTTGTCGGGTAAAGGAGAAATGGAGGGAACATTATGAGTGGCCATTTGGACTACGAAATAAATAAAGAGCTTGGTGAATGCTACCTATTCATGGGTGAGCTGGACAAAGCGGAAGAGTATTACAACAAAGCGGTGAGTTCCAATGGGGTGCATCCTGATCCCTATCTTGGGCTGGCGACCGTTGCCGTTCAACGCGGACAACTCGAAGACGCCATGACCATGTACGAGAAGGCGCATTCCATCGAGCCGTCCGACAAGAGTCTTTCCGGCATCGGGCTTATCCGGCTTGAGAAGGGTGAAACTGAGGAAGCGTATTCCCTGTTCACTGAGGCCATAACCCGGAATCCGGAAAATATGGTCGCCTTGTTTAGTCTTGTTCGGTTGGGACATGAATTGCAGCGTTTGGAAAAGATCGTGCCTTACCTGGAAGCGTATCTTGAAATCGATCCGGACAAATTTGAAGTGCGGTATTCTCTGGCGGGAAGCCTTGTGTGTCTCGATCGGAAAGATGCGGCCCGGGTTCAATTGGAGACGATCCTTGAAGCTGATCCGTCCCATGAGGCTGCCAAGGAAATGCTCGATCAGTTATAAGTCGAGTCGTGTTTTCCCTCCTTTTGGTTTTCCGTTCCGTCATGATTTGTGATTGGTGGAGCGGAGAACCGGCCTAGAAGGACGGGTTGGAAAGGAGAGGATTACTTAACCCGCTGTTTCGATATCAGTTTGCCGGTCGTGCTTTTGGGCCTGCCCTGTCTTTCGAATAGGCGTTTTTTGGCGTTCTGTAGCCATTTTGTTCGATTTTTCACGTGCGTGAAAGCTTGCGTTTGTGGCTTGAATCTGGCACAGCCTCTCAAAACAAGAAGAGAGGTTTATGATGAAAGTGTTACCTGTCAAACGAGCGATCTTATCTGTAACCGATAAGTCTGGACTCGCCGAATTCGGCCGATTTTTGACGGACAATGACTGTGAACTGGTGTCCACCGGAGGCACCAAGAAAATGTTGAAAGAAGCCGGGTTGCCGGTAACGTCCGTGTCAGACGTGACCGATTTTCCGGAAATTCTCGGTGGACGGGTGAAGACGCTGCATCCCCACATCCATGGTGGTATCCTGGCCGACAAGGACAACGAAGGACACATGGAAACATTGCGGGATTTCGGTATCGAACCGTTTGATCTCGTGTGCGTCAATCTCTATAATTTCGCTGATGCCGTGGCCAAAGGTCTGGATCTCAAAGCCGCTGTCGAGCAGATCGACATTGGCGGACCGACCATGTTGCGGGCCACTGCCAAGAATTTTCATTCCATCTGTGTGATTCCCGACCCCAAATATTACCCGGTAGTCCAAAAGGAAATCGAGGAAAACAACGGCATTTCGTTGGCGTTCCGTAAGGAAATGGCTGCATTGACCTTCAAGTTGGTCAGTGAGTACGATGCCATGATTACCAAGTACTTGAGCGAAAACGACGCGTAGAGTGTTTCGTGATGCGCCTTGCGAGAGCGGGCCATTTTCGTC
This Pseudodesulfovibrio sp. JC047 DNA region includes the following protein-coding sequences:
- the flgB gene encoding flagellar basal body rod protein FlgB, whose product is MRQLFERHIQLTGKVMDLQLQRQNLVTGNIANLNTPGYKARSIEFEDKLQKALNQDALGKMTRTSEAHLPATFNPDGFVGDGLKDFKAREIYGQDSVDLDKEMATNAKNTMRYNALAMVIKKNFNGMGKVIMDGAK
- a CDS encoding tetratricopeptide repeat protein encodes the protein MSGHLDYEINKELGECYLFMGELDKAEEYYNKAVSSNGVHPDPYLGLATVAVQRGQLEDAMTMYEKAHSIEPSDKSLSGIGLIRLEKGETEEAYSLFTEAITRNPENMVALFSLVRLGHELQRLEKIVPYLEAYLEIDPDKFEVRYSLAGSLVCLDRKDAARVQLETILEADPSHEAAKEMLDQL
- a CDS encoding IMP cyclohydrolase, translated to MKVLPVKRAILSVTDKSGLAEFGRFLTDNDCELVSTGGTKKMLKEAGLPVTSVSDVTDFPEILGGRVKTLHPHIHGGILADKDNEGHMETLRDFGIEPFDLVCVNLYNFADAVAKGLDLKAAVEQIDIGGPTMLRATAKNFHSICVIPDPKYYPVVQKEIEENNGISLAFRKEMAALTFKLVSEYDAMITKYLSENDA